Proteins encoded in a region of the Vitis riparia cultivar Riparia Gloire de Montpellier isolate 1030 chromosome 7, EGFV_Vit.rip_1.0, whole genome shotgun sequence genome:
- the LOC117919313 gene encoding blue copper protein-like, whose translation MALAKILAALLMAMALCEVSIAATVYHVGDSTGWTIGKVNYTLWSQTKDFVVGDTIIFEYSNQYHNVLQVTHDNFKSCNATAPIATYATGNDSITISKYGHFYYLCGIPGHCEAGQKVDIRVPHPPESPSLSPSPSPITSPSPSPITSPSPSPSPITSPSPSPSPSPSPKPWPSSPSPSPSAWPTPSSPPPSWGNPPTQAPSWGIAPAPAPSPASSLHVSMGLLGPSMAVLAFVVTAFAY comes from the exons ATGGCTCTCGCCAAGATTTTAGCGGCTCTCTTGATGGCCATGGCTCTGTGTGAGGTTTCTATTGCGGCTACTGTCTACCACGTGGGTGATTCTACTGGCTGGACCATCGGGAAAGTTAATTACACCCTGTGGTCTCAGACTAAGGACTTCGTCGTAGGAGACACCATTA TCTTTGAGTACAGCAATCAATATCATAATGTGCTGCAAGTGACTCACGACAATTTCAAGTCATGCAACGCAACAGCTCCGATCGCCACATACGCCACCGGCAACGATTCAATCACCATCTCAAAATATGGCCACTTCTACTACCTCTGTGGGATCCCAGGCCACTGCGAAGCAGGACAGAAGGTTGACATCAGGGTTCCACACCCTCCTGAAAGTCCAAGTCTCAGCCCCAGCCCCAGTCCCATCACCAGCCCCAGTCCCAGTCCCATCACCAGCCCCAGCCCCAGCCCCAGTCCCATCACCAGCCCCAGCCCCAGCCCCAGTCCCAGTCCCAGTCCCAAACCATGGCCAAGTAGTCCGTCTCCATCTCCATCTGCCTGGCCAACACCAAGTTCCCCACCACCATCATGGGGAAATCCACCTACCCAGGCACCATCTTGGGGGATTGCACCTGCCCCGGCTCCAAGCCCTGCTTCATCTCTCCATGTTTCCATGGGGCTGCTTGGCCCTTCCATGGCGGTTCTTGCATTTGTAGTCACTGCTTTTGCTTATTAA